A region of Micromonospora chokoriensis DNA encodes the following proteins:
- a CDS encoding glycoside hydrolase family 9 protein has product MGSARKRLATIVAATTAATLLSAVEPKTPAVAAPQDRVTASWNMDGQHQGGGGPSASRWWTGIRGMFLRDGVQVAALQEAGSRPPDLAVWTDRRFADPGITEHLYNIGTRDRPDLLQIYWADPGQQRNGLAIVTRETVTDAVILPVHSRFDSRPMMGVQIGTDWYFTAHARANGRNNPNDAPEIIETARQFMAGRPTGEWMVLADFNQEPARMPAALQSHMAVTDQPTHQGGGELDFAYASSGNNNTINAERNGQTSDHWYVRYVVNAGCGSGGGLAPRTTAERDCYAPVPGDTYRFFARHLEHAVIASKTNDGDDIGPHIRTPRGSLDEALQVRFSTVAGQYQLAWPQADPATERCLSWDANSRSTGSTLCSEQAEVSRWQFKDGQIFTPGLGGSLQPSTNALGSRLVVAQDFYQWRPEPRNGIGPRWDPIGEFRDAAPAGSETHFPDLDGDGDADHVIVQPDGRIPAWRNNGPRSTWTALGDISPPDRGLPSTVHFGDLDGDDRDDYLRLRAADESPTGTRVIEMYRNESDGAQIRLGARSIVANDLRYENPRFVDIDGDGDDDLINSDRLRHASLWENRSQGRTPVPGDWHSVSGFATPADGYYQTTFTDVTGDRRADVLRVDYPSGKVQAWENTGTPWSATTGWRSLGPIRDDGPFAGTTGLFADLDADLIGDFVLVNAASGGLDGWLLPRYGSADPGPGQPGQGGGQDLPAGTLPAYGGGPPRPQLDGRLLQNSTFTGTDKPWWTNAGMTPKLAGGTFCVTAPSSTNPWDVLVGHNSIYLPGGATYTLRFRARTNTAANPLIYLAPFDNPTNVTYLNKGFTTGTAWKEYEYSITTTYPEPYRLAQLQFRLGKSSTPYEFCMDDVTLTGTEYAYRADAGPDLKVNQHGYLPNGPKRATLLYGASYAVPWTLRRAGGGATVATGRTTPTGFDASASANTHVIDFSQVTTTGRFELVYDGWVDRPSHPFDIRADLYDRLRTDATRFFYTNRSGIAIDGGIAGAGYARPAGHVADSPNGGDTQVPCQQPKSFLNNWTCSYRLDVTGGWYDAGDHGKYVVNGGIATYQLLSTWERNRPAALGDGTLAVPERGNGVPDILDEARWNLDFMLKMQVPDGLPLAGMVHHKVHDETWTGPPMLPHQDKKARELHRPSTAATLNLAAVAAQAARIYQPYDAGFAARLRAAAERAYTAARANPALFAPYEDRSGGGPYNDGDVSDEFYWAAAELYLTTRDATYLAAVRVSRFHTAGTAFSQNGFYWGSVAALAQLDLARFGTELSDREQIKGWVVAAADRLISFQKAERFGQTYSPTTGRYDWGSNASMLNNQVVLATAHDLTGNARYADAVFEGLDYLLGRNALGQSYVTGYGSNDAKNQHSRWYARSFDARLPNPPVGSVAGGPNSSLQDPLSASWLHGCAPQLCYVDNLEAWSVNEITINWNSALTWVAAFAADVAGRR; this is encoded by the coding sequence TACAACATCGGCACGCGCGACCGCCCGGACCTGTTGCAGATCTACTGGGCCGACCCCGGTCAGCAACGCAACGGCCTGGCCATCGTCACCCGGGAGACGGTGACCGACGCCGTGATCCTGCCGGTGCATTCGCGGTTCGACTCGCGGCCGATGATGGGCGTCCAGATCGGCACCGACTGGTATTTCACGGCCCACGCGCGGGCGAACGGTCGGAACAATCCCAACGACGCCCCCGAGATCATCGAAACAGCGCGGCAGTTCATGGCCGGTCGCCCCACCGGCGAATGGATGGTGCTCGCCGACTTCAACCAGGAACCCGCACGGATGCCGGCCGCGTTGCAGAGCCACATGGCGGTGACGGACCAGCCCACCCACCAGGGCGGTGGTGAGCTGGACTTCGCCTATGCCAGCAGCGGGAACAACAACACCATCAACGCCGAACGTAACGGCCAGACCTCTGACCACTGGTACGTCCGTTACGTCGTGAACGCCGGCTGTGGCTCCGGCGGTGGCCTCGCGCCCCGGACGACCGCCGAGCGGGACTGCTACGCCCCGGTCCCCGGTGACACGTACCGCTTCTTCGCCCGTCACCTGGAGCACGCGGTGATCGCGTCGAAGACGAACGACGGCGACGACATCGGACCACACATCAGGACGCCGCGCGGCAGCCTCGACGAGGCCCTGCAGGTGCGCTTCAGCACGGTTGCAGGCCAGTACCAGCTCGCCTGGCCGCAGGCCGACCCGGCGACCGAGCGGTGCCTGTCCTGGGACGCGAACTCCCGCAGCACCGGCAGCACCCTCTGCTCGGAGCAGGCAGAGGTGTCCCGGTGGCAGTTCAAGGACGGGCAGATCTTCACCCCCGGGCTCGGCGGCTCCCTGCAACCCTCCACCAACGCCCTCGGCTCGCGGCTGGTGGTCGCGCAGGACTTCTACCAGTGGCGGCCGGAGCCCCGCAACGGCATCGGCCCGCGCTGGGACCCGATCGGGGAGTTCCGGGACGCCGCCCCGGCCGGCTCGGAGACCCACTTCCCCGACCTCGACGGCGACGGCGACGCCGACCACGTCATCGTCCAGCCCGACGGTCGGATACCGGCGTGGCGCAACAACGGCCCCCGATCCACCTGGACCGCCCTCGGTGACATCAGCCCGCCGGACCGGGGTCTGCCCAGTACGGTGCACTTCGGCGACCTCGACGGCGACGACCGGGACGACTACCTCCGGTTGCGGGCCGCTGACGAGTCACCCACCGGGACCCGGGTCATCGAGATGTACCGCAACGAGTCCGACGGCGCGCAGATCCGATTGGGAGCACGCTCCATCGTGGCCAACGACCTGCGCTACGAGAACCCGCGCTTCGTCGACATCGACGGCGACGGAGACGACGACCTGATCAACTCGGATCGGCTGAGGCACGCCAGCCTCTGGGAGAACCGGTCCCAGGGCCGGACGCCGGTGCCCGGAGACTGGCACTCGGTCAGCGGCTTCGCGACCCCCGCCGACGGCTATTACCAGACGACGTTCACGGATGTCACCGGCGACCGCCGGGCCGACGTGCTGCGCGTCGACTACCCCAGCGGCAAGGTGCAGGCCTGGGAGAACACCGGCACGCCGTGGAGCGCGACGACCGGCTGGCGGTCACTGGGCCCGATCCGTGACGACGGCCCGTTCGCCGGCACCACCGGCCTGTTCGCCGACCTCGACGCCGACCTGATCGGCGACTTCGTCCTGGTCAACGCCGCCTCCGGTGGTCTCGACGGTTGGCTGCTGCCCCGCTACGGCAGCGCGGATCCCGGCCCGGGACAGCCCGGCCAGGGCGGCGGGCAGGACCTGCCGGCGGGAACGCTGCCGGCGTACGGGGGTGGGCCACCGCGACCGCAGCTCGACGGCCGGCTGTTGCAGAACAGCACGTTCACCGGCACGGACAAGCCGTGGTGGACCAACGCGGGGATGACGCCGAAACTGGCGGGCGGGACGTTCTGCGTGACCGCGCCCTCGTCCACAAACCCGTGGGACGTCCTGGTCGGGCACAACAGCATCTACCTGCCCGGCGGTGCCACGTACACGCTGCGGTTCCGCGCCCGCACCAACACGGCGGCGAACCCGCTGATCTACCTCGCGCCCTTCGACAACCCGACGAACGTCACGTACCTGAACAAGGGCTTCACCACCGGCACCGCCTGGAAGGAGTACGAGTACAGCATCACCACGACCTACCCGGAGCCGTACCGGTTGGCCCAGCTCCAGTTCCGGCTCGGCAAGTCCAGCACGCCGTACGAGTTCTGCATGGACGACGTGACGCTCACCGGCACCGAGTACGCCTACCGGGCCGACGCCGGGCCGGACCTCAAGGTGAACCAGCACGGCTACCTGCCCAACGGGCCCAAACGGGCGACGTTGCTGTACGGCGCGTCCTACGCGGTGCCGTGGACTCTGCGCCGGGCCGGCGGCGGCGCGACGGTGGCGACGGGTCGGACCACCCCGACCGGCTTCGACGCGTCGGCGAGCGCCAACACCCATGTCATCGACTTCAGCCAGGTCACGACCACCGGTCGGTTCGAGCTGGTGTACGACGGCTGGGTCGACCGGCCCAGTCACCCGTTCGACATCCGCGCCGACCTGTACGACCGGCTGCGCACCGACGCGACCCGGTTCTTCTACACCAACCGCAGTGGCATCGCGATCGACGGGGGCATCGCCGGGGCCGGGTACGCCCGCCCGGCCGGGCACGTCGCGGACTCACCGAACGGTGGCGACACCCAGGTGCCCTGCCAGCAGCCGAAGTCGTTCCTGAACAACTGGACCTGCTCCTACCGGCTGGACGTCACCGGCGGCTGGTACGACGCCGGTGACCACGGCAAGTACGTCGTCAACGGCGGCATCGCCACGTACCAACTCCTGTCGACCTGGGAGCGCAACCGGCCGGCGGCGCTCGGCGACGGCACCCTGGCCGTGCCGGAACGCGGCAACGGCGTCCCGGACATCCTCGACGAGGCCCGCTGGAACCTCGACTTCATGCTGAAGATGCAGGTGCCCGACGGTTTGCCGCTGGCCGGCATGGTCCACCACAAGGTGCACGACGAGACCTGGACCGGGCCGCCGATGCTCCCGCACCAGGACAAGAAGGCCCGGGAACTGCACCGGCCGTCGACCGCGGCCACCCTGAACCTGGCCGCCGTCGCGGCCCAGGCGGCGAGAATCTACCAGCCGTACGACGCCGGCTTCGCCGCCCGGCTGCGCGCAGCGGCCGAGCGGGCATACACCGCGGCCCGGGCCAACCCGGCGCTCTTCGCACCGTACGAGGACCGCAGCGGCGGGGGGCCCTACAACGACGGGGACGTGTCCGACGAGTTCTACTGGGCCGCCGCCGAGCTGTACCTGACCACCCGGGACGCCACCTACCTGGCCGCCGTCCGGGTCAGTCGGTTCCACACCGCCGGCACGGCCTTCAGCCAGAACGGCTTCTACTGGGGCTCGGTGGCCGCGTTGGCCCAACTCGACCTCGCGCGGTTCGGCACCGAACTGAGCGACCGCGAGCAGATCAAGGGGTGGGTGGTCGCCGCCGCGGACCGGTTGATCTCGTTCCAGAAGGCCGAACGCTTCGGGCAGACCTACTCCCCCACCACGGGTCGCTACGACTGGGGCTCGAACGCGTCCATGCTGAACAACCAGGTGGTCCTGGCCACCGCCCACGACCTCACGGGTAACGCAAGGTACGCCGACGCCGTCTTCGAGGGCCTCGACTACCTGCTGGGCCGCAACGCCCTCGGGCAGTCGTACGTCACCGGCTACGGCAGCAACGACGCGAAGAACCAGCACAGCCGGTGGTACGCCAGATCGTTCGACGCCCGACTGCCGAACCCGCCGGTGGGGTCGGTCGCCGGTGGGCCCAACTCCAGCCTCCAGGACCCGCTCTCGGCGAGTTGGCTGCACGGGTGCGCTCCCCAGCTCTGCTACGTCGACAATCTCGAAGCCTGGTCGGTCAACGAGATCACCATCAACTGGAACTCCGCGTTGACCTGGGTGGCGGCGTTCGCCGCCGATGTGGCCGGCCGGCGATGA
- a CDS encoding phosphatidylinositol-specific phospholipase C domain-containing protein, which yields MTTATVVSAPATPAFANDHYGTIESAAEANRDWMARVSDDASLADLSIPGTHDTLALCGQSAGNGDCEFISTSLTQTQERHGYSAETLAIQLDAGIRSIDIRVRVDKGDAGLTFTVHHGVYYQWANFTDVLTKIETFLRANPTETVLLNLKAECLGSGASCADAQGYDSTEWRRKVFDSYLTGRYHTGNGDETKQGKAWDSLFWANSVNGVEQTTTPTLGAVRGKIVLLGFRGPAGGIYGGYGIGQLYPAGGSYEGYAQDDYSVPQVSDIDDKWEKVRAHLRKTNGVWDANRGEQTRHDHEPGSLYLNYTSGTGDWAHPYTVAGGTPTATGVNEFLTQCLRASNDRCPEFYPNRAGNFGGRDTMDRLGIVMMDFPGGKLIDEIVARNPAGRAGGSRNGGAGDPMELHAGGDNGGTRPVVPTDHAQCRPDGMIPTAGTSTPYCGVYQGDGREWLGQGRSRRVIGYFNGSRTGADGKPYYLVKNMPWSRLTHINYAFARVENNRISVGADGPNNPAIGMTWSVPGTEMDQSLPYRGHFNLLTTYKRLHPRVKTLISVGGWAESRGFYGMTTNADGTTNQAGINTFSDSVVDFLGRYGFDGVDIDFEYPTVLDDTGNPNDWGDARSRRKGLPTSYTALMKTLREKLDRASATNGRYYLLTSATSASGYLVRGMENQKALRYQDYTNLMAYDYHGSWNDVVGPNAALHDDGKDPELSDLYSTPEYQKLGYFNTDWAFHHLRGAMQAGRINIGIPYYSRGWRNVTGGSNGMWGRSVGSACQPGTGLVRPCGDGAVGIDNIWHDRDANGREVGAGVNPMWHAKNLERDLTPRYANAVGLTPDSDPNDRRTGTYDRHWDATTRTAWLWNPEKKTYLSIQDTEGLDHVVDYVNRKGAGGVMMWELSGDYECPAEATTDNPCVMGHTLTNRLHERLQGTAAYGDNRSAGSSVQRPALALDVSVDLIRYPTDTASLWPLTPTVRISNNTGVTIGGGRDNVISFDLPTSTPPLIKDGNWQTGAQGGRWKVQAGHTGPNVGTGLSGTFHRVSLTLDHCQIIPAGQSLDVPIIYYIPATGPVNTTLKLGGTTFSSVPEQNRGAAKVIPATGGCSAPAWDAGKVYNPATQSVENITVKYAGKVWQAKWWTQGNVPGTGANSDLEPWRLIGPAG from the coding sequence GTGACGACCGCGACGGTCGTCTCCGCTCCGGCCACGCCGGCTTTCGCCAACGACCACTACGGCACCATCGAGTCCGCCGCCGAGGCGAACCGGGACTGGATGGCACGGGTGTCGGACGACGCCAGCCTGGCCGACCTGTCGATTCCCGGCACCCACGACACCCTCGCGCTCTGCGGCCAGTCAGCGGGCAACGGCGACTGCGAGTTCATCTCGACGAGCCTCACCCAGACGCAGGAACGCCACGGCTACAGCGCCGAGACCCTGGCCATCCAACTGGACGCCGGCATCCGGTCGATCGACATCCGGGTCCGGGTGGACAAGGGCGACGCCGGACTGACGTTCACCGTCCACCACGGGGTCTACTACCAGTGGGCCAACTTCACCGACGTGCTCACGAAGATCGAGACGTTCCTGCGGGCGAACCCGACCGAGACGGTGCTGCTGAACCTCAAGGCCGAGTGTCTGGGCAGCGGAGCGAGTTGTGCCGACGCGCAGGGCTACGACAGCACCGAATGGCGCCGGAAGGTCTTCGACTCGTACCTCACCGGGCGCTACCACACCGGCAACGGTGACGAGACGAAGCAGGGTAAAGCCTGGGACAGCCTGTTCTGGGCCAACTCCGTCAACGGTGTCGAGCAGACGACCACGCCGACCCTCGGCGCCGTACGCGGGAAGATCGTCCTGCTCGGGTTCCGGGGACCGGCCGGCGGCATCTACGGCGGCTACGGCATCGGGCAGCTCTACCCCGCTGGCGGCTCCTACGAGGGCTACGCGCAGGACGACTACAGCGTTCCCCAGGTCAGCGACATCGACGACAAATGGGAGAAGGTCCGGGCACATCTGCGCAAGACCAACGGGGTGTGGGACGCCAACCGTGGCGAGCAGACCCGACACGACCACGAGCCGGGCTCGCTCTACCTGAACTACACGAGCGGCACGGGGGATTGGGCCCATCCGTACACGGTCGCCGGTGGCACCCCGACGGCGACCGGGGTCAACGAGTTCCTCACCCAGTGCCTGCGGGCCAGCAACGACAGGTGCCCGGAGTTCTACCCGAACCGGGCAGGCAACTTCGGCGGGCGAGACACCATGGACCGGCTCGGCATCGTGATGATGGACTTCCCGGGCGGAAAGCTGATCGACGAGATCGTTGCCCGCAATCCCGCCGGCCGTGCCGGCGGCAGCCGCAACGGCGGGGCCGGCGACCCGATGGAGCTGCATGCCGGCGGTGACAACGGAGGCACCCGACCGGTCGTGCCGACCGACCACGCGCAGTGCCGCCCGGACGGCATGATCCCGACCGCCGGCACCAGCACCCCCTACTGCGGGGTCTACCAGGGCGACGGACGGGAGTGGCTCGGCCAGGGCCGCAGCCGCCGGGTGATCGGCTACTTCAACGGCAGCCGCACCGGCGCCGACGGCAAGCCCTACTACCTGGTCAAGAACATGCCGTGGTCCCGGTTGACGCACATCAACTACGCGTTCGCCCGGGTCGAGAACAACCGGATCTCGGTCGGCGCGGACGGCCCGAACAACCCGGCCATCGGCATGACCTGGTCGGTCCCCGGCACGGAGATGGACCAGAGCCTGCCGTACCGGGGGCACTTCAACCTGCTGACCACCTACAAGCGTCTGCACCCCCGGGTGAAGACGTTGATCTCGGTGGGCGGTTGGGCGGAGAGCCGCGGCTTCTACGGCATGACCACCAACGCCGACGGTACGACCAACCAGGCCGGGATCAACACCTTCTCCGACTCGGTCGTCGACTTCCTCGGCCGGTACGGCTTCGACGGCGTCGACATCGACTTCGAGTACCCGACGGTGCTGGACGACACCGGCAACCCGAACGACTGGGGCGACGCGCGTTCCCGTCGCAAGGGACTGCCGACCTCGTACACGGCCCTGATGAAGACGCTGCGGGAGAAGTTGGACCGCGCGTCCGCCACCAACGGCCGCTACTACCTGCTCACCTCCGCCACGTCGGCCTCCGGTTATCTCGTGCGGGGCATGGAGAACCAGAAGGCGCTGCGCTACCAGGACTACACGAACCTGATGGCGTACGACTACCACGGCTCCTGGAACGACGTGGTCGGCCCGAACGCCGCCCTGCACGACGACGGCAAGGACCCGGAGTTGAGCGACCTCTACTCCACGCCGGAGTACCAGAAGCTCGGCTACTTCAACACCGACTGGGCCTTCCACCACCTGCGCGGCGCGATGCAGGCTGGGCGCATCAACATCGGCATCCCGTACTACAGCCGGGGCTGGCGCAACGTCACCGGCGGCAGCAACGGTATGTGGGGCAGATCCGTCGGCAGCGCCTGCCAGCCGGGTACCGGCCTGGTCCGCCCGTGCGGTGACGGTGCGGTCGGCATCGACAACATCTGGCACGACCGCGACGCGAACGGTCGGGAGGTCGGCGCGGGGGTCAACCCGATGTGGCACGCCAAGAACCTGGAGCGCGACCTCACCCCCCGTTACGCCAACGCGGTCGGCCTCACCCCGGACAGCGACCCGAACGACCGGCGCACCGGCACGTACGACCGGCACTGGGACGCGACCACCCGCACCGCGTGGCTGTGGAACCCGGAGAAGAAGACCTACCTCTCCATCCAGGACACCGAGGGTCTGGACCACGTCGTCGACTACGTCAACCGCAAGGGCGCGGGCGGCGTGATGATGTGGGAGCTCTCCGGTGACTACGAGTGCCCGGCCGAGGCGACCACCGACAACCCCTGCGTGATGGGTCACACCCTGACCAACCGGCTGCACGAACGGCTCCAGGGCACCGCCGCGTACGGCGACAACCGCAGCGCCGGCAGCTCGGTGCAGCGTCCGGCACTGGCCCTCGACGTGAGCGTCGACCTGATCCGTTACCCGACCGACACGGCGAGTCTGTGGCCGCTGACCCCGACCGTCCGGATCAGCAACAACACCGGGGTGACCATCGGTGGCGGCCGGGACAACGTCATCTCTTTCGACCTGCCGACCTCGACGCCCCCGCTGATCAAGGACGGCAACTGGCAGACCGGCGCCCAGGGCGGCCGATGGAAGGTGCAGGCCGGGCACACTGGCCCCAATGTCGGCACCGGGCTCTCCGGCACCTTCCACCGGGTCAGCCTCACCCTCGACCACTGCCAGATCATCCCGGCCGGGCAGAGCCTGGACGTGCCGATCATCTACTACATCCCGGCGACCGGGCCGGTGAACACGACACTCAAGCTCGGCGGCACCACGTTCTCCTCGGTGCCGGAGCAGAACCGGGGCGCCGCGAAGGTGATCCCGGCGACCGGCGGATGCTCGGCGCCGGCCTGGGACGCCGGCAAGGTCTACAACCCGGCGACCCAGTCGGTGGAGAACATCACCGTGAAGTACGCGGGCAAGGTCTGGCAGGCCAAGTGGTGGACCCAGGGCAACGTGCCCGGCACCGGGGCCAACTCGGACCTGGAACCCTGGCGGCTCATCGGACCGGCCGGCTGA
- a CDS encoding ATP-binding protein has protein sequence MLISADSSTRLIGRTAELAVLNGAVERLRGGTGTVVWVEGEPGIGKSAVVAAAAQIGREWGCQASVGVADQLAHPPLLGVFLDCLEIGRRSADPRRARIAAFLSDRRATLDLADATRTAAAVEMVVALVDELCAAGPTMLVVDDVQWADDASLDVCRRLVPVAAHLPLLLVMSYRPGAHGSTVRRLRDVTRRRDVVRVPLGPLPPDAVRDLLAALVGVPPGDGLVTLASQAVGNPLFLQELVGALVREDLLDISTRAEVRESRTGVVPRSLAAALDDRLSFVPAGTIELMRASALLGGEFAVTELAALLGRTAIDLCADLHEAVTAGILVEAGPRMRFRHPLLRQALLDGMPAALRAALHLDVARALEAARVEPQRVAQHLLTSGVVGDRWARQWLADVAPVLAAWAPHLAAELLRREVDHDPGDEHERSGLTMNLARVLLATGDHEEAAKRVRQALGAIVDPGDRGHLHWILARALFSGGHNDAAVANLHRALRADDLPDPWRARLLASLAMFQRAGVGDLTAADATARGALRTAAVAGDAFATAYALTGLWAGHSVRRQHRLALKSVEQAIETLGTGVDHVDLMAFVLHGRIFSLQNLSRWTDAEAALRDARDVLRAANRIDDTTSGVTAAVLLFWLGRWDDALAELNAVAQSTSSATYRGLREGGPGWLRHGVAALIAGHRGERGRAAAHLRAGFDRPLVTVADRENIDFLLVARSVAAEQDGNLRAALDHLNDLLERRPGEMTLTHQWLPRFVRLALAADDRSAAEAGVRACLTEAAAEQVPARATAAADRCRGLYHADAAAIRSAVAHYRASGVPVELAGTLEDLAVVLAERDDSAPARAALDEAIDLYDGFGAAWDVRRAEARLRSRGIRRGVRGSRAKRAGHGWDALTPTERKVATLVAAGRSTPEIAQSLFLTRRTAQTHISRILAKLDLRSRVEIAGVVLRQAPGGVLDS, from the coding sequence ATGCTGATCTCCGCTGACTCCTCGACGCGTCTGATCGGGCGGACGGCCGAGCTCGCGGTGCTCAACGGGGCCGTGGAACGGCTGCGTGGCGGTACCGGCACCGTGGTCTGGGTCGAGGGCGAACCGGGGATCGGCAAGTCGGCAGTGGTCGCGGCGGCCGCCCAGATCGGCCGGGAGTGGGGCTGCCAGGCGTCTGTGGGTGTCGCCGACCAACTGGCGCACCCGCCACTGCTCGGTGTGTTCCTCGACTGCCTGGAGATCGGGCGGCGCTCGGCGGATCCCCGTCGGGCGAGGATCGCGGCCTTCCTCAGTGACCGGCGTGCCACGCTCGACCTCGCCGACGCGACGCGCACGGCGGCGGCCGTGGAGATGGTCGTCGCACTGGTCGACGAGTTGTGCGCCGCCGGCCCGACCATGCTCGTCGTCGATGACGTGCAGTGGGCCGACGACGCGTCGCTGGACGTGTGCCGTCGACTGGTCCCGGTCGCCGCGCACCTGCCATTGCTGCTGGTCATGTCGTACCGTCCCGGCGCACACGGGTCGACGGTGCGACGGCTGCGCGACGTCACCCGACGGCGGGATGTGGTCCGCGTCCCGCTGGGTCCACTCCCCCCGGACGCGGTCCGGGACCTGCTCGCCGCACTTGTCGGCGTGCCACCAGGTGACGGACTCGTCACGCTCGCCAGTCAGGCGGTTGGCAACCCGCTCTTCCTACAGGAACTGGTCGGAGCACTGGTCCGGGAAGATCTGTTGGACATCAGCACGCGAGCCGAGGTGCGCGAATCCCGTACCGGCGTCGTGCCGCGGTCGCTCGCCGCGGCCCTCGACGACAGACTGAGTTTCGTCCCGGCGGGCACCATCGAGCTGATGCGGGCGTCGGCGCTGCTCGGGGGCGAGTTCGCGGTCACCGAACTCGCGGCGCTACTCGGCCGAACGGCGATCGACCTCTGCGCCGACCTCCACGAGGCGGTCACGGCGGGCATCCTGGTCGAGGCCGGCCCGCGGATGCGGTTCCGGCATCCGTTGCTCCGGCAGGCTCTCCTGGACGGGATGCCGGCCGCGCTGCGCGCCGCGCTGCACCTGGACGTGGCGCGGGCCCTGGAGGCCGCCCGCGTCGAGCCGCAGCGGGTCGCCCAGCATCTCCTCACCTCCGGCGTGGTCGGCGACCGCTGGGCACGACAGTGGCTCGCCGATGTCGCACCGGTGCTGGCTGCCTGGGCGCCGCACCTCGCGGCCGAACTGCTCCGCCGGGAGGTGGATCATGACCCGGGCGACGAGCACGAGCGGTCGGGGCTCACCATGAACCTGGCCCGGGTCCTTCTCGCCACCGGCGACCACGAGGAGGCCGCGAAACGGGTACGGCAGGCCCTTGGCGCGATCGTCGACCCGGGTGACCGGGGCCATCTGCACTGGATACTCGCCCGCGCGCTGTTCAGCGGCGGGCACAACGACGCGGCGGTGGCGAACCTGCACCGGGCCCTCCGCGCCGACGACCTCCCGGACCCGTGGCGGGCGCGGTTGCTCGCCTCGCTGGCGATGTTCCAGCGCGCGGGTGTCGGGGACCTGACGGCGGCGGACGCCACCGCCCGGGGCGCGCTGCGCACCGCGGCGGTGGCCGGGGACGCCTTCGCGACGGCGTACGCGCTGACCGGCCTCTGGGCGGGCCACTCGGTCCGGCGGCAGCACCGGCTCGCGCTCAAGAGCGTGGAGCAGGCGATCGAGACGCTGGGCACAGGAGTCGATCACGTCGACCTGATGGCGTTCGTGCTACATGGACGGATCTTCTCGCTGCAGAACCTGAGCCGGTGGACGGACGCGGAGGCGGCGCTGCGGGATGCCCGGGACGTCCTGCGCGCGGCCAACCGCATCGACGACACGACCTCCGGCGTGACCGCCGCGGTGTTGCTGTTCTGGCTGGGGCGGTGGGACGACGCCCTGGCTGAACTCAACGCCGTGGCACAGAGCACCTCATCGGCGACGTACCGTGGGCTGCGCGAAGGTGGCCCGGGGTGGCTCCGGCACGGAGTCGCCGCGCTCATCGCCGGCCATCGGGGCGAGCGGGGCCGGGCCGCCGCGCACCTGCGAGCGGGATTCGACCGGCCTCTGGTCACCGTCGCGGACCGGGAGAACATCGACTTCCTGCTCGTGGCGCGGTCCGTCGCCGCCGAGCAGGACGGCAACCTGCGGGCGGCACTGGACCATCTGAACGATCTACTCGAACGGCGGCCGGGCGAGATGACACTGACCCACCAGTGGCTACCTCGGTTCGTCCGGCTCGCTCTCGCTGCCGACGACCGGTCCGCGGCGGAGGCCGGGGTACGCGCCTGCCTGACCGAAGCCGCGGCGGAACAGGTGCCGGCCAGAGCCACTGCGGCGGCTGACCGGTGTCGTGGCCTGTACCACGCTGACGCGGCGGCTATCCGTTCGGCGGTGGCGCACTACCGGGCCAGCGGGGTGCCGGTGGAACTCGCCGGGACGCTGGAGGATCTCGCCGTCGTCCTCGCTGAGCGGGACGACAGCGCGCCGGCACGGGCCGCCTTGGACGAGGCGATCGACCTGTACGACGGTTTCGGCGCGGCCTGGGACGTCCGTCGGGCCGAGGCCAGGTTGCGCAGTCGGGGCATCCGGCGCGGGGTACGGGGTTCCCGGGCCAAACGGGCCGGGCACGGCTGGGACGCGTTGACCCCGACCGAACGGAAGGTCGCCACGCTCGTCGCTGCCGGCCGTTCGACGCCGGAGATCGCACAGAGCCTGTTCCTCACCCGCCGGACGGCCCAGACGCACATCTCGCGAATCCTGGCGAAACTCGACCTGCGCAGCCGGGTGGAGATCGCCGGCGTGGTGCTGCGTCAGGCCCCGGGCGGCGTTCTCGACTCCTGA